In Humulus lupulus chromosome 7, drHumLupu1.1, whole genome shotgun sequence, the following are encoded in one genomic region:
- the LOC133791529 gene encoding uncharacterized protein LOC133791529: MAPYDGTTDPGSHISTFNIVMRVSNVGYKLICRLFSTTLTEPAKTRFDKFWKHLISSWEQLSREFKKQFQVVKSIKPEASALTNVRQQPHESLKNYLARFNIEVARARNVDDNDHIMVVRDGVLPGIPLWDDMQRKPMRSIAKFNTRAQRFVNVEEARLALKLTSQPVITTTTNVNSTTTSATPSTSQPSEDNPSKRKKNERNNSKIDMGKEKKREKYFSIYIVYTKLAYTQENIFVTNENQVPFKRPDPMRNQKSKRDANKLCRFHKDIGHTTDECRQLKDEIECLISRGYFMQYVRNRNMAQASLERKVAPT; the protein is encoded by the coding sequence ATGGCACCCTACGATGGGACTACTGACCCAGGTAGCCACATAAGTACTTTCAACATAGTAATGCGAGTCAGTAATGTCGGATACAAACTCATATGTAGGCTCTTCTCGACTACACTCACTGAACCAGCAAAAACCCGGTTTGACAAATTCTGGAAACACTTGATCTCATCGTGGGAACAACTGTCCCGGGAATTCAAAAAGCAATTCCAGGTTGTGAAGAGTATCAAACCCGAGGCATCAGCCTTGACTAATGTTAGGCAGCAGCCACATGAGTCGTTGAAAAATTACCTGGCGAGATTTAACATAGAAGTAGCACGAGCTCGAAATGTCGATGACAACGATCATATCATGGTAGTACGAGATGGAGTATTGCCAGGGAttcccctttgggacgacatgcaaagaaaacccaTGAGGTCAATAGCCAAGTTCAATACTcgggcccagaggtttgtcaatgtagaagaggcaaggttggCACTCAAACTGACTTCTCAGCCCGtaataactacaacaacaaacgttAACTCAACCACCACCTCGGCTACACCCTCCACGTCACAACCCTCAGAAgacaacccttccaagagaaagaagaatgaaagGAATAACTCAAAGATTGACATGGGAAaggagaaaaaaagagaaaaatacttctccatttacaTAGTTTATACCAAACTCGCATATACTCAGGAAAACATATTTGTCaccaatgaaaaccaggtccctttcaaacgACCTGATCCAATGCGAaaccaaaaatccaagagggatgcCAACAAGTTATGCAGATTTCACAAGGATATAGGTCATACCACTGATGAATGCagacagttgaaggacgagatcgaatgtTTGATCTCAAGAGGATACTTCATGCAATACGTCCGAAACAGAAACATGGCCCAAGCTTCACTTGAACGGAAGGTAGCTCCTACATAG
- the LOC133791531 gene encoding uncharacterized protein LOC133791531, with protein sequence MSTICLNPASSTMMSSSWPFPVWGIELIGSLPTGKGRVKYVMVVVDYFTKWTEAKPLATITLKKVLDFVVKSIICRYEVPRKIVSDNETQFDTELFTEFCENNGIIKSFSSVAHPQENGQVKAVNKTLKNSIKKRLEEAKGKWPEELPKVLWAYKNNSLNLNMTHPLLLGIRLRSYAAC encoded by the coding sequence ATGTCAACGATTTGCCTCAATCCTGCGAGCTCCACCATGATGAGCTCTTCGTGGCCATTCCCAGTGTGGGGAATCGAACTCATTGGATCCCTACCAACAGGGAAGGGGAGAGTAAAATATGTTATGGttgttgttgattacttcactaagtggactgaggccaaACCTCTGGCTACAATCACCttgaagaaagtcttggactttgtggtaaaaagtATAATCTGCAGATATGAGGTACCAAGGAAAATAGTGTCAGACAACGAGACTCAGTTCGATACCGAATTGTTCACAGAGTTCTGCGAAAATAATGGGATAATCAAGAGTTTTTCctcagtagcccatccacaagaaaatgggcaagtcaaagCTGTGAACAAGACTCTGAAAAACTCtattaagaaaaggctcgaagaggctaaaggaaaatggccagaAGAATTACCAAAAGTCCTATGGGCTTACAAAAACAACAGCTTGAACCTCAACATGACACACCCCCTTCTCCTTGGCatacggttgcgaagctatgCTGCCTGTTGA
- the LOC133791010 gene encoding UDP-galactose/UDP-glucose transporter 5B-like, with amino-acid sequence MGEPSSLPGGFKGSKLWKGIFAVSGIMTTLVAYGFLQEKIMRVPYGVNKEYFKYSLFLVFCNRITTSAVSACFLLASKKALDPVAPVYKYCLVSVSNILTTTCQYEALKYVSFPVQTLAKCAKMIPVMVWGTIIMQKKYKGQDYFFAFLVTVGCSIFILYPAGSDISPYGRGRENTVWGVSLMMGYLGFDGFTSTFQDKLFKGYDMEIHNQIFYTTMCSCVLSLSGLILQGHLPPAIEFVSRHNDCFLDIVLLSTVATASQFFISYTIRTFGALTFATIMTTRQLVSILLSCLWFSHPLSWEQFIGAVIVFGSLYAKSFLRKTPQKPPPSDERINEVSIPVKENP; translated from the exons ATGGGTGAGCCTTCGTCGTTGCCCGGTGGTTTCAAAGGGAGCAAGTTATGGAAAGGGATTTTTGCTGTGTCCGGCATAATGACCACCTTGGTCGCTTATGGATTTTTACAG gAGAAGATTATGAGAGTTCCATATGGTGTAAACAAGGAATATTTTAAGTACTCCTTATTTCTTGTTTTCTGTAATCGTATCACAACATCCGCTGTCTCTGCTTGTTTTTTATTG GCCAGTAAAAAAGCCTTAGATCCCGTTGCTCCAGTTTATAAGTACTGCCTTGTATCAGTATCTAACATATTAACTACAACATGCCAATATGAG GCCCTCAAATATGTCAGTTTCCCTGTTCAGACACTAGCAAAATGTGCTAAAATGATACCTGTTATG GTATGGGGCACTATAATTATGCAGAAGAAATACAAGGGACAAGACTACTTTTTTGCTTTTCTAGTTACAGTGGGTTGttcaatatttattttatatccG GCAGGATCTGACATTAGTCCATATGGAAGAGGAAGGGAGAATACGGTTTGGGGCGTTTCACTGATGATGGGTTATCTCGG GTTTGATGGCTTCACAAGCACATTCCAAGATAAACTCTTTAAAGGCTATGACATGGAGATTCATAATCAAATTTTCTACACAACAATGTGTTCTTGCGTTCTCAGCTTGAGTG GTCTAATTTTACAGGGCCATTTACCGCCGGCAATAGAATTCGTCTCTCGCCATAATGATTGTTTCCTTGATATTGTGTTGCTGTCGACT GTAGCAACAGCCAGTCAATTTTTTATTTCTTACACAATCCGAACATTTGGTGCTCTCACATTTGCCACAATAATGACCACAAGACAG TTGGTGAGCATTTTGCTGTCATGCTTGTGGTTTTCCCACCCTCTTAGCTGGGAACAATTCATTGGAGCA GTCATCGTCTTTGGTTCCCTATATGCCAAAAGCTTCTTGAGAAAAACTCCACAGAAACCTCCACCTTCAGATGAAAGGATAAATGAAGTTTCTATTCCTGTGAAGGAGAACCCTTGA
- the LOC133791009 gene encoding 12S seed storage globulin 1-like, translating into MELDLSPKLAKKVYGGDGGYYYSWSPMELPMLRHGNIAAAKLALEKNGLALPSYSDSSKVAYVLQGSGVAGIVLPESEEKVIAIKKGDAIALPFGVVTWWYNKEDTELVVLFLGDTSKAHKAGEFTDFFLTGSNGIFTGFSSEFVGRAWDLEENVVKTLVGKQSGKGIVKLLDGFKMPEPKKEHRQGMALNCEEAPLDVDIIKGGRVVVLNTKNLPLVGEVGLGADLVRLDGGAMCSPGFSCDSALQVTYIVRGSGRVQVVGVDGKRVLETTVKGGNLFIVPRFFVVSKIADPEGLEWFSIITTPNPIFTHLAGRTSVWKALSPQVLEASFNVESDVEKQFRSKRTSDEIFFAPPN; encoded by the exons ATGGAGCTTGACCTTTCCCCAAAGTTGGCCAAGAAGGTGTACGGAGGAGATGGAGGCTACTACTACTCTTGGTCTCCGATGGAGCTTCCTATGCTTCGTCATGGTAACATTGCTGCAGCCAAGCTAGCCCTTGAGAAGAATGGGTTGGCTCTTCCTTCTTATTCTGATTCATCGAAAGTGGCTTACGTGCTACAAG GTAGCGGTGTTGCTGGAATAGTACTTCCAGAGTCAGAAGAGAAGGTCATCGCCATTAAGAAGGGAGATGCCATTGCTCTCCCTTTTGGTGTTGTGACATGGTGGTACAACAAGGAAGACACTGAGCTTGTCGTTCTCTTTTTGGGAGATACTTCCAAAGCTCACAAGGCTGGTGAGTTCACCGACTTTTTTCTCACCGGATCAAATGGAATTTTCACTGGTTTCTCAAGTGAGTTTGTTGGCCGAGCATGGGACTTGGAAGAGAACGTAGTGAAGACCCTTGTTGGAAAACAATCGGGTAAGGGCATTGTCAAGCTTTTGGATGGCTTCAAGATGCCAGAGCCGAAGAAGGAGCACCGTCAGGGGATGGCCTTGAACTGTGAAGAGGCTCCATTAGATGTTGATATTATCAAAGGAGGAAGGGTCGTTGTACTGAATACTAAGAACCTTCCTTTGGTTGGTGAGGTTGGGCTTGGGGCTGACCTTGTGAGGTTGGATGGAGGCGCAATGTGCTCTCCTGGATTTTCTTGCGACTCTGCACTACAGGTTACTTACATTGTTAGGGGCAGTGGCCGTGTTCAAGTGGTCGGTGTGGATGGCAAAAGGGTATTGGAAACTACGGTTAAAGGTGGTAATTTGTTTATTGTGCCACGGTTTTTCGTTGTTTCGAAGATCGCTGATCCAGAAGGGTTGGAGTGGTTCTCCATCATCACAACTCCAAA CCCAATTTTCACCCATTTGGCTGGAAGGACTTCAGTATGGAAGGCTTTATCTCCACAGGTGCTCGAGGCTTCTTTCAATGTGGAGTCTGATGTGGAGAAGCAATTCCGATCAAAGAGGACTTCTGATGAGATTTTCTTCGCTCCACCAAACTAG